In a genomic window of Rhododendron vialii isolate Sample 1 chromosome 12a, ASM3025357v1:
- the LOC131311865 gene encoding uncharacterized protein LOC131311865 isoform X1, protein MNCSDLLFQGLRILNLIIRKAVCKSCWSSFLRDSHSTSLSPLFNLCHQIFLLLMDVDLKRTIQFLLERNVAVVVHDQHDLNLSRSREVLLPNAKAGLKEKEKEKASSSGKGKTNATSQQVASNNDVISKAALAQRARRQRERDAKRQLAKRTHQEREESGECMQPTQPRFFPALIPSRRRRALLERAKMKAIKVNAIQSTSLSTEKIENAPQQTVVTKALASSSTTAVLSQSTSLSTEKTENAPQRTVVTKALVSSSTTAILSQEPNFVHNPINGRSLPLVRNMLSQPKRSELHSLPPPRNLGIEPGRKIIQQGLHFKALGGPSSSTPWNFSLSNNGGNKHLINPGHRFKMELGRGKVQDNMGKYANCPQLRQCPLKPEICLKQTPMQPKYVHFVPVATTNYRAPVMTFPYGGSSVRDSLGKPGISLHSVQSTCHMGTADVPRSIGSKGSDDKQRTFPHGGPSVRHSLGKPGIALHAVQSDCHEATAEAPHSIGSRESDDKQRDFLGKPGIALHAVQSDCHEATAEAPHSIGSRESDDKQRDSLGKPGIALHAVQFDCHEATAEAPHSIGSRESDDKQRTLPHGGLSIRDSLGKPGIDMHAVQSDFHKATTETPHSIGSKGSEDKQRTEWFFCLPNLLKQLDESDQRDYKERLLHLPPAELSRHAFELEKRAVQLTIEEGKEMQRVQDLNILGNVVDYFNHCK, encoded by the exons ATGAACTGTTCAGATTTATTATTTCAAGGTCTCAGGATACTTAATTTGATTATAAGAAAAGCTGTATGCAAAAGCTGCTG GTCAAGCTTCTTGAGAGACTCACattccacatctctctctcccctcttcaACTTATGCCACCAGATTTTCCTGTTACTCATGGATGTAGACTTGAAACGAACT ATTCAGTTTCTTCTAGAAAGAAATGTAGCTGTCGTGGTCCATGATCAACATGATCTCAATCTCAGCCGCAGTCGTGAGGTACTTTTACCAAATGCAAAGGCAGGTcttaaagaaaaagagaaagaaaaagcaaGCTCTTCTGGCAAGGGAAAGACAAATGCAACAAGTCAACAAGTG GCATCCAATAATGATGTTATTTCAAAAGCTGCTTTGGCTCAACGTGCACGACGACAACGAGAAAGAGACGCAAAGCGGCAACTGGCAAAACGTACACACCAGGAACGAGAGGAATCAGGAGAATGTATGCAACCTACACAACCTAGATTCTTTCCTGCTTTAATACCAAGCCGCCGCCGCCGCGCACTCCTTGAACGGGCAAAAATGAAGGCAATAAAAGTGAATGCCATTCAATCAACGTCACTATCAactgaaaaaattgaaaacgcaCCACAACAGACAGTGGTTACAAAGGCGCTGGCGTCATCATCAACGACTGCTGTCCTTTCGCAATCAACATCTCTATCAACCgaaaaaactgaaaatgcaCCACAACGGACGGTGGTTACAAAGGCTCTGGTGTCATCATCGACGACTGCTATCCTTTCGCAAGAGCCAAATTTTGTGCATAATCCTATCAATGGAAGAAGTCTACCATTGGTGAGAAATATGCTTAGTCAACCTAAACGATCTGAGTTACATTCTTTGCCGCCTCCGCGAAATCTTGGAATAGAACcaggaagaaaaataattcagCAAGGGTTACATTTTAAGGCTCTTGGGGGGCCTTCTTCAAGCACCCCTTGGAATTTCTCACTGAGCAATAATGGTGGAAACAAGCATCTCATTAACCCTGGTCACAGATTTAAGATGGAATTAGGTAGGGGAAAAGTTCAGGACAATATGGGGAAGTATGCTAATTGTCCTCAATTGAGACAGTGCCCTCTCAAGCCAGAAATTTGCCTTAAACAAACTCCGATGCAGCCGAAGTATGTTCATTTTGTTCCTGTGGCAACGACAAATTACAGGGCTCCAGTGATGACATTTCCATACGGTGGGTCGTCAGTTCGTGATTCTCTTGGCAAACCTGGTATTTCCTTGCATTCTGTTCAATCCACTTGCCATATGGGTACAGCGGATGTTCCTCGTTCAATTGGTTCCAAGGGTTCTGATGATAAGCAGAGGACATTCCCACACGGTGGACCGTCAGTCCGCCATTCTCTTGGCAAACCTGGTATTGCCTTGCATGCTGTTCAATCTGATTGCCATGAGGCTACAGCGGAGGCTCCTCATTCAATTGGTTCCAGGGAGTCTGATGATAAGCAGAGGGATTTTCTTGGCAAACCTGGTATTGCCTTGCATGCTGTTCAATCTGATTGCCATGAGGCTACAGCGGAGGCTCCTCATTCAATTGGGTCCAGGGAGTCTGATGATAAGCAGAGGGATTCTCTTGGCAAACCTGGTATTGCCTTGCATGCTGTTCAATTTGATTGCCATGAGGCTACAGCGGAGGCTCCTCATTCAATTGGTTCCAGGGAGTCTGATGATAAGCAGAGGACATTGCCACACGGTGGACTGTCTATCCGCGATTCTCTTGGTAAACCTGGTATTGACATGCATGCTGTTCAATCTGATTTCCATAAGGCTACAACAGAGACTCCACATTCAATTGGTTCCAAGGGGTCTGAGGATAAGCAGAGGACGGAATGGTTTTTTTGCCTACCAAACTTGTTGAAGCAACTTGATGAGTCTGATCAAAGGGATTACAAAGAAA GGCTTCTGCATTTGCCTCCAGCTGAACTTAGCCGGCATGCGTTTGAGTTGGAGAAAAGAGCAGTCCAACTAACAATAGAGGAAG GAAAAGAAATGCAACGGGTGCAAGATCTgaatattttgggaaatgtgGTCGACTATTTTAACCATTGTAAATGA
- the LOC131311865 gene encoding uncharacterized protein LOC131311865 isoform X3: MDVDLKRTIQFLLERNVAVVVHDQHDLNLSRSREVLLPNAKAGLKEKEKEKASSSGKGKTNATSQQVASNNDVISKAALAQRARRQRERDAKRQLAKRTHQEREESGECMQPTQPRFFPALIPSRRRRALLERAKMKAIKVNAIQSTSLSTEKIENAPQQTVVTKALASSSTTAVLSQSTSLSTEKTENAPQRTVVTKALVSSSTTAILSQEPNFVHNPINGRSLPLVRNMLSQPKRSELHSLPPPRNLGIEPGRKIIQQGLHFKALGGPSSSTPWNFSLSNNGGNKHLINPGHRFKMELGRGKVQDNMGKYANCPQLRQCPLKPEICLKQTPMQPKYVHFVPVATTNYRAPVMTFPYGGSSVRDSLGKPGISLHSVQSTCHMGTADVPRSIGSKGSDDKQRTFPHGGPSVRHSLGKPGIALHAVQSDCHEATAEAPHSIGSRESDDKQRDFLGKPGIALHAVQSDCHEATAEAPHSIGSRESDDKQRDSLGKPGIALHAVQFDCHEATAEAPHSIGSRESDDKQRTLPHGGLSIRDSLGKPGIDMHAVQSDFHKATTETPHSIGSKGSEDKQRTEWFFCLPNLLKQLDESDQRDYKERLLHLPPAELSRHAFELEKRAVQLTIEEGKEMQRVQDLNILGNVVDYFNHCK; this comes from the exons ATGGATGTAGACTTGAAACGAACT ATTCAGTTTCTTCTAGAAAGAAATGTAGCTGTCGTGGTCCATGATCAACATGATCTCAATCTCAGCCGCAGTCGTGAGGTACTTTTACCAAATGCAAAGGCAGGTcttaaagaaaaagagaaagaaaaagcaaGCTCTTCTGGCAAGGGAAAGACAAATGCAACAAGTCAACAAGTG GCATCCAATAATGATGTTATTTCAAAAGCTGCTTTGGCTCAACGTGCACGACGACAACGAGAAAGAGACGCAAAGCGGCAACTGGCAAAACGTACACACCAGGAACGAGAGGAATCAGGAGAATGTATGCAACCTACACAACCTAGATTCTTTCCTGCTTTAATACCAAGCCGCCGCCGCCGCGCACTCCTTGAACGGGCAAAAATGAAGGCAATAAAAGTGAATGCCATTCAATCAACGTCACTATCAactgaaaaaattgaaaacgcaCCACAACAGACAGTGGTTACAAAGGCGCTGGCGTCATCATCAACGACTGCTGTCCTTTCGCAATCAACATCTCTATCAACCgaaaaaactgaaaatgcaCCACAACGGACGGTGGTTACAAAGGCTCTGGTGTCATCATCGACGACTGCTATCCTTTCGCAAGAGCCAAATTTTGTGCATAATCCTATCAATGGAAGAAGTCTACCATTGGTGAGAAATATGCTTAGTCAACCTAAACGATCTGAGTTACATTCTTTGCCGCCTCCGCGAAATCTTGGAATAGAACcaggaagaaaaataattcagCAAGGGTTACATTTTAAGGCTCTTGGGGGGCCTTCTTCAAGCACCCCTTGGAATTTCTCACTGAGCAATAATGGTGGAAACAAGCATCTCATTAACCCTGGTCACAGATTTAAGATGGAATTAGGTAGGGGAAAAGTTCAGGACAATATGGGGAAGTATGCTAATTGTCCTCAATTGAGACAGTGCCCTCTCAAGCCAGAAATTTGCCTTAAACAAACTCCGATGCAGCCGAAGTATGTTCATTTTGTTCCTGTGGCAACGACAAATTACAGGGCTCCAGTGATGACATTTCCATACGGTGGGTCGTCAGTTCGTGATTCTCTTGGCAAACCTGGTATTTCCTTGCATTCTGTTCAATCCACTTGCCATATGGGTACAGCGGATGTTCCTCGTTCAATTGGTTCCAAGGGTTCTGATGATAAGCAGAGGACATTCCCACACGGTGGACCGTCAGTCCGCCATTCTCTTGGCAAACCTGGTATTGCCTTGCATGCTGTTCAATCTGATTGCCATGAGGCTACAGCGGAGGCTCCTCATTCAATTGGTTCCAGGGAGTCTGATGATAAGCAGAGGGATTTTCTTGGCAAACCTGGTATTGCCTTGCATGCTGTTCAATCTGATTGCCATGAGGCTACAGCGGAGGCTCCTCATTCAATTGGGTCCAGGGAGTCTGATGATAAGCAGAGGGATTCTCTTGGCAAACCTGGTATTGCCTTGCATGCTGTTCAATTTGATTGCCATGAGGCTACAGCGGAGGCTCCTCATTCAATTGGTTCCAGGGAGTCTGATGATAAGCAGAGGACATTGCCACACGGTGGACTGTCTATCCGCGATTCTCTTGGTAAACCTGGTATTGACATGCATGCTGTTCAATCTGATTTCCATAAGGCTACAACAGAGACTCCACATTCAATTGGTTCCAAGGGGTCTGAGGATAAGCAGAGGACGGAATGGTTTTTTTGCCTACCAAACTTGTTGAAGCAACTTGATGAGTCTGATCAAAGGGATTACAAAGAAA GGCTTCTGCATTTGCCTCCAGCTGAACTTAGCCGGCATGCGTTTGAGTTGGAGAAAAGAGCAGTCCAACTAACAATAGAGGAAG GAAAAGAAATGCAACGGGTGCAAGATCTgaatattttgggaaatgtgGTCGACTATTTTAACCATTGTAAATGA
- the LOC131311865 gene encoding uncharacterized protein LOC131311865 isoform X2, with product MNCSDLLFQGLRILNLIIRKAVCKSCWSSFLRDSHSTSLSPLFNLCHQIFLLLMDVDLKRTIQFLLERNVAVVVHDQHDLNLSRSREVLLPNAKAGLKEKEKEKASSSGKGKTNATSQQASNNDVISKAALAQRARRQRERDAKRQLAKRTHQEREESGECMQPTQPRFFPALIPSRRRRALLERAKMKAIKVNAIQSTSLSTEKIENAPQQTVVTKALASSSTTAVLSQSTSLSTEKTENAPQRTVVTKALVSSSTTAILSQEPNFVHNPINGRSLPLVRNMLSQPKRSELHSLPPPRNLGIEPGRKIIQQGLHFKALGGPSSSTPWNFSLSNNGGNKHLINPGHRFKMELGRGKVQDNMGKYANCPQLRQCPLKPEICLKQTPMQPKYVHFVPVATTNYRAPVMTFPYGGSSVRDSLGKPGISLHSVQSTCHMGTADVPRSIGSKGSDDKQRTFPHGGPSVRHSLGKPGIALHAVQSDCHEATAEAPHSIGSRESDDKQRDFLGKPGIALHAVQSDCHEATAEAPHSIGSRESDDKQRDSLGKPGIALHAVQFDCHEATAEAPHSIGSRESDDKQRTLPHGGLSIRDSLGKPGIDMHAVQSDFHKATTETPHSIGSKGSEDKQRTEWFFCLPNLLKQLDESDQRDYKERLLHLPPAELSRHAFELEKRAVQLTIEEGKEMQRVQDLNILGNVVDYFNHCK from the exons ATGAACTGTTCAGATTTATTATTTCAAGGTCTCAGGATACTTAATTTGATTATAAGAAAAGCTGTATGCAAAAGCTGCTG GTCAAGCTTCTTGAGAGACTCACattccacatctctctctcccctcttcaACTTATGCCACCAGATTTTCCTGTTACTCATGGATGTAGACTTGAAACGAACT ATTCAGTTTCTTCTAGAAAGAAATGTAGCTGTCGTGGTCCATGATCAACATGATCTCAATCTCAGCCGCAGTCGTGAGGTACTTTTACCAAATGCAAAGGCAGGTcttaaagaaaaagagaaagaaaaagcaaGCTCTTCTGGCAAGGGAAAGACAAATGCAACAAGTCAACAA GCATCCAATAATGATGTTATTTCAAAAGCTGCTTTGGCTCAACGTGCACGACGACAACGAGAAAGAGACGCAAAGCGGCAACTGGCAAAACGTACACACCAGGAACGAGAGGAATCAGGAGAATGTATGCAACCTACACAACCTAGATTCTTTCCTGCTTTAATACCAAGCCGCCGCCGCCGCGCACTCCTTGAACGGGCAAAAATGAAGGCAATAAAAGTGAATGCCATTCAATCAACGTCACTATCAactgaaaaaattgaaaacgcaCCACAACAGACAGTGGTTACAAAGGCGCTGGCGTCATCATCAACGACTGCTGTCCTTTCGCAATCAACATCTCTATCAACCgaaaaaactgaaaatgcaCCACAACGGACGGTGGTTACAAAGGCTCTGGTGTCATCATCGACGACTGCTATCCTTTCGCAAGAGCCAAATTTTGTGCATAATCCTATCAATGGAAGAAGTCTACCATTGGTGAGAAATATGCTTAGTCAACCTAAACGATCTGAGTTACATTCTTTGCCGCCTCCGCGAAATCTTGGAATAGAACcaggaagaaaaataattcagCAAGGGTTACATTTTAAGGCTCTTGGGGGGCCTTCTTCAAGCACCCCTTGGAATTTCTCACTGAGCAATAATGGTGGAAACAAGCATCTCATTAACCCTGGTCACAGATTTAAGATGGAATTAGGTAGGGGAAAAGTTCAGGACAATATGGGGAAGTATGCTAATTGTCCTCAATTGAGACAGTGCCCTCTCAAGCCAGAAATTTGCCTTAAACAAACTCCGATGCAGCCGAAGTATGTTCATTTTGTTCCTGTGGCAACGACAAATTACAGGGCTCCAGTGATGACATTTCCATACGGTGGGTCGTCAGTTCGTGATTCTCTTGGCAAACCTGGTATTTCCTTGCATTCTGTTCAATCCACTTGCCATATGGGTACAGCGGATGTTCCTCGTTCAATTGGTTCCAAGGGTTCTGATGATAAGCAGAGGACATTCCCACACGGTGGACCGTCAGTCCGCCATTCTCTTGGCAAACCTGGTATTGCCTTGCATGCTGTTCAATCTGATTGCCATGAGGCTACAGCGGAGGCTCCTCATTCAATTGGTTCCAGGGAGTCTGATGATAAGCAGAGGGATTTTCTTGGCAAACCTGGTATTGCCTTGCATGCTGTTCAATCTGATTGCCATGAGGCTACAGCGGAGGCTCCTCATTCAATTGGGTCCAGGGAGTCTGATGATAAGCAGAGGGATTCTCTTGGCAAACCTGGTATTGCCTTGCATGCTGTTCAATTTGATTGCCATGAGGCTACAGCGGAGGCTCCTCATTCAATTGGTTCCAGGGAGTCTGATGATAAGCAGAGGACATTGCCACACGGTGGACTGTCTATCCGCGATTCTCTTGGTAAACCTGGTATTGACATGCATGCTGTTCAATCTGATTTCCATAAGGCTACAACAGAGACTCCACATTCAATTGGTTCCAAGGGGTCTGAGGATAAGCAGAGGACGGAATGGTTTTTTTGCCTACCAAACTTGTTGAAGCAACTTGATGAGTCTGATCAAAGGGATTACAAAGAAA GGCTTCTGCATTTGCCTCCAGCTGAACTTAGCCGGCATGCGTTTGAGTTGGAGAAAAGAGCAGTCCAACTAACAATAGAGGAAG GAAAAGAAATGCAACGGGTGCAAGATCTgaatattttgggaaatgtgGTCGACTATTTTAACCATTGTAAATGA